Proteins encoded together in one Macadamia integrifolia cultivar HAES 741 chromosome 8, SCU_Mint_v3, whole genome shotgun sequence window:
- the LOC122087328 gene encoding protein DETOXIFICATION 19-like isoform X2 translates to MASNKTPLLENGKGGSGEEKKKGWEKVVDFEEAKMQICFSVPMILTSVSYYCITLISVMFAGHLGDLELAASTLANSWVMGTGLALMTGLSGALETLCGQGFLQTQTVIIPLVVCSVVPLVVHVGITYTMISHTPLGFRAAPLAASISLWISFLMLALYVNYADKFKHTWEGFSMECFRYVLPSLKLAIPSAVMVCLEYWAFEYLVLIAGLMPTSERSTSLIAMCVNTEAVTYMITYGFSAAVSTRVSNELGAGNANRAKNAIAVTLKLSIFLALTVILALAFGHNIWASSFTNSPIIKREFASMTPLLAISILFDSAQGILSGVSRGCGWQHLAAWTNLAAFYGIGMPIAVLLGFKMGLYAKGLWIGLICGLSCQACTLLVITVRTKWEKINLSIENGKAQSVLV, encoded by the exons ATGGCTTCGAATAAAACACCATTATTGGAGAATGGTAAGGGCGGcagtggagaagagaagaagaaaggatggGAGAAGGTGGTGGACTTCGAGGAAGCGAAGATGCAGATTTGCTTCTCCGTCCCAATGATCCTGACAAGCGTTTCATACTATTGCATCACCTTGATCTCTGTCATGTTTGCTGGCCACCTTGGCGACCTTGAGCTCGCAGCTTCCACCCTGGCTAACTCTTGGGTAATGGGCACCGGTCTCGCTCTCATG ACTGGTCTAAGTGGAGCACTTGAGACACTCTGTGGACAAGG GTTTCTCCAGACACAGACTGTCATAATACCACTAGTTGTGTGCTCAGTGGTTCCCTTAGTCGTCCATGTTGGCATCACTTATACAATGATTTCCCACACACCTCTGGGATTCAGGGCAGCACCATTGGCAGCTTCCATATCACTATGGATATCATTTCTCATGTTGGCCCTCTATGTCAACTATGCCGATAAATTCAAGCATACATGGGAAGGGTTTTCGATGGAATGCTTTCGTTATGTACTTCCAAGTTTGAAGTTAGCAATTCCTTCTGCTGTTATGGTGTG CTTGGAGTACTGGGCTTTTGAATATTTGGTGTTAATAGCAGGATTGATGCCTACTTCAGAAAGAAGCACATCACTGATAGCAATGTG CGTAAATACTGAAGCTGTCACATATATGATAACTTATGGTTTCAGTGCTGCAGTTAG CACACGAGTGTCAAATGAATTGGGCGCTGGTAATGCAAATCGTGCGAAGAATGCTATCGCAGTGACCCTCAAGCTCTCTATTTTTCTGGCTCTTACAGTAATTCTAGCCTTAGCATTTGGTCACAATATCTGGGCAAGCTCCTTCACCAATAGTCCTATAATAAAGAGAGAATTTGCTTCCATGACCCCATTGCTTGCAATCTCCATATTATTTGATTCAGCTCAGGGCATTTTATCAG GGGTGTCCAGAGGATGTGGCTGGCAGCACTTAGCAGCATGGACTAACTTGGCAGCTTTCTATGGTATTGGCATGCCTATAGCGGTTCTCCTCGGTTTTAAGATGGGATTATATGCTAAG GGATTGTGGATTGGTCTGATCTGTGGACTCTCCTGCCAAGCATGTACCCTATTAGTTATTACGGTACGCACGAAATGGGAAAAAATTAACCTCTCTATCGAGAATGGTAAAGCCCAATCAGTGCTGGTCTAA
- the LOC122087328 gene encoding protein DETOXIFICATION 19-like isoform X1: MASNKTPLLENGKGGSGEEKKKGWEKVVDFEEAKMQICFSVPMILTSVSYYCITLISVMFAGHLGDLELAASTLANSWVMGTGLALMTGLSGALETLCGQGYGAKLYRMMGIYLQSSIIIAFFFSLIVSVLWFYSEPILILLHQEPPVSKMAALYMKHLIPGLFAYGFLQCILRFLQTQTVIIPLVVCSVVPLVVHVGITYTMISHTPLGFRAAPLAASISLWISFLMLALYVNYADKFKHTWEGFSMECFRYVLPSLKLAIPSAVMVCLEYWAFEYLVLIAGLMPTSERSTSLIAMCVNTEAVTYMITYGFSAAVSTRVSNELGAGNANRAKNAIAVTLKLSIFLALTVILALAFGHNIWASSFTNSPIIKREFASMTPLLAISILFDSAQGILSGVSRGCGWQHLAAWTNLAAFYGIGMPIAVLLGFKMGLYAKGLWIGLICGLSCQACTLLVITVRTKWEKINLSIENGKAQSVLV, encoded by the exons ATGGCTTCGAATAAAACACCATTATTGGAGAATGGTAAGGGCGGcagtggagaagagaagaagaaaggatggGAGAAGGTGGTGGACTTCGAGGAAGCGAAGATGCAGATTTGCTTCTCCGTCCCAATGATCCTGACAAGCGTTTCATACTATTGCATCACCTTGATCTCTGTCATGTTTGCTGGCCACCTTGGCGACCTTGAGCTCGCAGCTTCCACCCTGGCTAACTCTTGGGTAATGGGCACCGGTCTCGCTCTCATG ACTGGTCTAAGTGGAGCACTTGAGACACTCTGTGGACAAGGGTATGGTGCAAAGTTATACAGAATGATGGGAATTTATCTACAATCTTCAATCATAAtagctttcttcttctctttgatcGTATCTGTTTTATGGTTCTATTCAGAACCCATTCTGATTTTGCTTCATCAAGAACCTCCAGTATCAAAAATGGCTGCCCTATACATGAAGCATTTGATCCCAGGGTTGTTTGCTTATGGCTTCCTACAATGCATCCTCAGGTTTCTCCAGACACAGACTGTCATAATACCACTAGTTGTGTGCTCAGTGGTTCCCTTAGTCGTCCATGTTGGCATCACTTATACAATGATTTCCCACACACCTCTGGGATTCAGGGCAGCACCATTGGCAGCTTCCATATCACTATGGATATCATTTCTCATGTTGGCCCTCTATGTCAACTATGCCGATAAATTCAAGCATACATGGGAAGGGTTTTCGATGGAATGCTTTCGTTATGTACTTCCAAGTTTGAAGTTAGCAATTCCTTCTGCTGTTATGGTGTG CTTGGAGTACTGGGCTTTTGAATATTTGGTGTTAATAGCAGGATTGATGCCTACTTCAGAAAGAAGCACATCACTGATAGCAATGTG CGTAAATACTGAAGCTGTCACATATATGATAACTTATGGTTTCAGTGCTGCAGTTAG CACACGAGTGTCAAATGAATTGGGCGCTGGTAATGCAAATCGTGCGAAGAATGCTATCGCAGTGACCCTCAAGCTCTCTATTTTTCTGGCTCTTACAGTAATTCTAGCCTTAGCATTTGGTCACAATATCTGGGCAAGCTCCTTCACCAATAGTCCTATAATAAAGAGAGAATTTGCTTCCATGACCCCATTGCTTGCAATCTCCATATTATTTGATTCAGCTCAGGGCATTTTATCAG GGGTGTCCAGAGGATGTGGCTGGCAGCACTTAGCAGCATGGACTAACTTGGCAGCTTTCTATGGTATTGGCATGCCTATAGCGGTTCTCCTCGGTTTTAAGATGGGATTATATGCTAAG GGATTGTGGATTGGTCTGATCTGTGGACTCTCCTGCCAAGCATGTACCCTATTAGTTATTACGGTACGCACGAAATGGGAAAAAATTAACCTCTCTATCGAGAATGGTAAAGCCCAATCAGTGCTGGTCTAA